The Paralichthys olivaceus isolate ysfri-2021 chromosome 9, ASM2471397v2, whole genome shotgun sequence genome contains a region encoding:
- the klhl4 gene encoding kelch-like protein 4 isoform X2, whose product MNTNSSDEFFQATNHAEQTFRKMETYLQHKQLCDVLLIAGDHKIPAHRLVLSAVSDYFAAMFTSDVREAKQEEIKMEGVDPEALRSLVHFAYTGVLELKEETIESLLAAACLLQLPQVIQVCCNFLMKQLHPSNCLGIRSFADAQGCVDLLNVAHHYTMEHFLEVIQNQEFLLLPTAEIVKLLSSDDINVPDEETIFQALMMWVRYDVQHRQQDLGVLLAYIRLPLLPPQLLADLENNKMFSDDLECQKLLMEAMKYHLLPERRPMFQSPRTKPRKSTVGALYAVGGMDATKGSTTIEKYDLRTNTWVQVGVMNGRRLQFGVAVIDNKLYVVGGRDGLKTSNMVECYNPINKVWSTMPPMSTHRHGLGIAVLEGPMYAVGGHDGWSYLNTVERWDPQARQWNYVASMSTPRSTMGVTALNGKLFAVGGRDGSSCLRSMECFDPHTNKWSMCAPMAKRRGGVGVATYNNFLYAVGGHDAPASNHCSRLSDCVERYDPKTDMWTTVSSLSVPRDAVGVCLLGDRLYAVGGYDGQSYLNNVESYDAQNNEWTEEVPLNVGRAGTCVVVVKLP is encoded by the exons ATGAACACCAACTCCTCGGATGAGTTTTTCCAGGCCACAAACCACGCAGAGCAGACATTCCGCAAGATGGAGACGTACCTGCAGCACAAGCAGCTGTGTGATGTCCTCTTGATAGCAGGGGATCACAAGATACCAGCTCACAG ATTGGTCCTGAGTGCTGTGTCGGACTATTTCGCAGCCATGTTCACCAGTGACGTGAGAGAGGCAAAGCAGGAGGAGATCAAAATGGAGGGAGTGGATCCAGAGGCGCTCAGATCTCTGGTTCATTTCGCCTACACTG GTGTCCTTGAGCTGAAAGAGGAGACTATTGAGAGTTTATTGGCGGCAGCATGcctcctccagcttcctcaAGTCATCCAGGTCTGCTGTAACTTTCTGATGAAACAGCTTCATCCCTCCAATTGCCTGGGAATACGCTCCTTTGCAGATGCCCAGGGCTGCGTGGACCTGCTCAATGTGGCTCATCACTACACCATG GAACACTTCCTGGAGGTCATTCAGAACCAAGAGTTCCTGCTGCTTCCCACAGCTGAGATTGTTAAACTGCTCTCCAGTGATGACATCAATGTTCCTGACGAGGAGACCATCTTCCAGGCTTTGATGATGTGGGTGCGGTATGATGTGCAGCATCGACAGCAGGACCTCGGTGTCCTGCTCGCTTACATCCGcctgcctcttcttcctccacag CTCCTTGCAGATCTAGAAAACAACAAGATGTTTTCTGATGATCTGGAATGCCAAAAGCTGCTAATGGAGGCAATGAAGTACCATCTCCTACCTGAGCGACGTCCCATGTTTCAGAGCCCCAGAACCAAACCTAGAAAGTCCACTGTGGGAGCACTTTACGCTGTGGGAGGGATGGATGCTACCAAAG GTTCGACCACCATAGAAAAGTACGACCTGCGGACAAACACATGGGTCCAGGTTGGAGTGATGAATGGACGGCGGCTGCAGTTTGGCGTGGCGGTGATAGACAACAAGCTGTATGTGGTCGGAGGGAGGGACGGACTCAAGACGTCCAACATGGTGGAGTGCTACAATCCAATCAATAAAGTGTGGTCCACCATGCCGCCCAtgtcaacacacagacatggactAG GCATTGCTGTACTGGAGGGCCCCATGTATGCTGTTGGCGGCCATGATGGCTGGAGCTATCTCAACACAGTGGAACGCTGGGACCCGCAGGCCAGACAGTGGAATTACGTGGCCAGTATGTCAACACCACGGAGCACCATGGGAGTCACAGCACTCAATGGAAA attGTTTGCAGTCGGTGGTCGAGACGGCAGCTCATGCCTGAGGTCGATGGAGTGCTTCGATCCACACACTAACAAGTGGAGCATGTGTGCGCCCATGGCCAAGAGGCGAGGAGGTGTGGGTGTGGCGACATACAACAACTTCCTGTATGCTGTAGGCGGACACGATGCCCCTGCCTCCAACCACTGTTCTAGACTCTCCGATTGTGTTGAGAG GTATGACCCAAAGACGGACATGTGGACGACTGTGTCCTCCCTCAGCGTTCCCCGCGATGCGGTGGGTGTGTGCCTGCTGGGCGACAGGCTGTATGCTGTCGGTGGATATGACGGCCAGTCGTATCTGAACAATGTTGAGTCCTATGATGCACAGAACAATGAGTGGACTGAG GAGGTCCCTCTGAACGTTGGCAGGGCGGGCAcctgtgtggtggtggtgaaatTGCCTTGA
- the klhl4 gene encoding kelch-like protein 4 isoform X1 — protein MSVSGKKEFDVKQILRLRWRWFSHSSQGSAGSGGGGVGGVGGYIQQDGLDHRGTPTQGRLKSHSRERGVGGLRKTSSPAHSILAPTPGPTPVYVRAGQQSWHHQQNTIQGLQVNEETSKSSSSPNATRKEDPNTGQENVKSCTEEPAEVEARERLVLSTFSRMNTNSSDEFFQATNHAEQTFRKMETYLQHKQLCDVLLIAGDHKIPAHRLVLSAVSDYFAAMFTSDVREAKQEEIKMEGVDPEALRSLVHFAYTGVLELKEETIESLLAAACLLQLPQVIQVCCNFLMKQLHPSNCLGIRSFADAQGCVDLLNVAHHYTMEHFLEVIQNQEFLLLPTAEIVKLLSSDDINVPDEETIFQALMMWVRYDVQHRQQDLGVLLAYIRLPLLPPQLLADLENNKMFSDDLECQKLLMEAMKYHLLPERRPMFQSPRTKPRKSTVGALYAVGGMDATKGSTTIEKYDLRTNTWVQVGVMNGRRLQFGVAVIDNKLYVVGGRDGLKTSNMVECYNPINKVWSTMPPMSTHRHGLGIAVLEGPMYAVGGHDGWSYLNTVERWDPQARQWNYVASMSTPRSTMGVTALNGKLFAVGGRDGSSCLRSMECFDPHTNKWSMCAPMAKRRGGVGVATYNNFLYAVGGHDAPASNHCSRLSDCVERYDPKTDMWTTVSSLSVPRDAVGVCLLGDRLYAVGGYDGQSYLNNVESYDAQNNEWTEEVPLNVGRAGTCVVVVKLP, from the exons ATGTCTGTGTCGGGGAAGAAGGAATTTGACGTGAAGCAGATCCTCAGGCTACGCTGGCGCTGGTTCAGCCATTCATCCCAAGGTTCAGCAGGCAGTGGAGGTGGTGGCGTTGGCGGGGTGGGAGGCTACATCCAACAGGATGGCCTGGACCACAGAGGGACACCCACCCAGGGTCGGCTGAAGAGTCACTCACGGGAAAGAGGTGTTGGGGGACTACGGAAGACTAGCAGCCCGGCCCACAGCATCTTGGCACCAACGCCTGGGCCCACGCCTGTCTATGTCAGAGCGGGGCAACAATCATGGCACCATCAACAGAACACCATCCAGGGTCTCCAGGTCAACGAGGAGACCTCAAAGAGCAGTTCCTCACCCAATGCTACAAGGAAAGAGGACCCCAACACTGGCCAGGAAAATGTGAAGAGCTGCACAGAGGAACCTGCAGAGGTGGAGGCCAGAGAGAG ATTGGTTCTGAGCACCTTCTCCAGAATGAACACCAACTCCTCGGATGAGTTTTTCCAGGCCACAAACCACGCAGAGCAGACATTCCGCAAGATGGAGACGTACCTGCAGCACAAGCAGCTGTGTGATGTCCTCTTGATAGCAGGGGATCACAAGATACCAGCTCACAG ATTGGTCCTGAGTGCTGTGTCGGACTATTTCGCAGCCATGTTCACCAGTGACGTGAGAGAGGCAAAGCAGGAGGAGATCAAAATGGAGGGAGTGGATCCAGAGGCGCTCAGATCTCTGGTTCATTTCGCCTACACTG GTGTCCTTGAGCTGAAAGAGGAGACTATTGAGAGTTTATTGGCGGCAGCATGcctcctccagcttcctcaAGTCATCCAGGTCTGCTGTAACTTTCTGATGAAACAGCTTCATCCCTCCAATTGCCTGGGAATACGCTCCTTTGCAGATGCCCAGGGCTGCGTGGACCTGCTCAATGTGGCTCATCACTACACCATG GAACACTTCCTGGAGGTCATTCAGAACCAAGAGTTCCTGCTGCTTCCCACAGCTGAGATTGTTAAACTGCTCTCCAGTGATGACATCAATGTTCCTGACGAGGAGACCATCTTCCAGGCTTTGATGATGTGGGTGCGGTATGATGTGCAGCATCGACAGCAGGACCTCGGTGTCCTGCTCGCTTACATCCGcctgcctcttcttcctccacag CTCCTTGCAGATCTAGAAAACAACAAGATGTTTTCTGATGATCTGGAATGCCAAAAGCTGCTAATGGAGGCAATGAAGTACCATCTCCTACCTGAGCGACGTCCCATGTTTCAGAGCCCCAGAACCAAACCTAGAAAGTCCACTGTGGGAGCACTTTACGCTGTGGGAGGGATGGATGCTACCAAAG GTTCGACCACCATAGAAAAGTACGACCTGCGGACAAACACATGGGTCCAGGTTGGAGTGATGAATGGACGGCGGCTGCAGTTTGGCGTGGCGGTGATAGACAACAAGCTGTATGTGGTCGGAGGGAGGGACGGACTCAAGACGTCCAACATGGTGGAGTGCTACAATCCAATCAATAAAGTGTGGTCCACCATGCCGCCCAtgtcaacacacagacatggactAG GCATTGCTGTACTGGAGGGCCCCATGTATGCTGTTGGCGGCCATGATGGCTGGAGCTATCTCAACACAGTGGAACGCTGGGACCCGCAGGCCAGACAGTGGAATTACGTGGCCAGTATGTCAACACCACGGAGCACCATGGGAGTCACAGCACTCAATGGAAA attGTTTGCAGTCGGTGGTCGAGACGGCAGCTCATGCCTGAGGTCGATGGAGTGCTTCGATCCACACACTAACAAGTGGAGCATGTGTGCGCCCATGGCCAAGAGGCGAGGAGGTGTGGGTGTGGCGACATACAACAACTTCCTGTATGCTGTAGGCGGACACGATGCCCCTGCCTCCAACCACTGTTCTAGACTCTCCGATTGTGTTGAGAG GTATGACCCAAAGACGGACATGTGGACGACTGTGTCCTCCCTCAGCGTTCCCCGCGATGCGGTGGGTGTGTGCCTGCTGGGCGACAGGCTGTATGCTGTCGGTGGATATGACGGCCAGTCGTATCTGAACAATGTTGAGTCCTATGATGCACAGAACAATGAGTGGACTGAG GAGGTCCCTCTGAACGTTGGCAGGGCGGGCAcctgtgtggtggtggtgaaatTGCCTTGA